One genomic region from Hoeflea algicola encodes:
- the lysS gene encoding lysine--tRNA ligase encodes MTDKTNETGLSSDVIEVRAQKLARLRETVAEVYPAHFHRTLTNSELADKYADIEPDTLTGDIITVAGRVYSSRNSGMFMDIHDASGKVQIFSHKDTTPEEARALLPLIDIGDIIGVTGEVRRTKRGELTVNAHEITMLTKALLPMPEKWHGLSDIELRYRKRHLDIMTNEESKLRFQQRSKIVSGIRRFMEDDGFMEIETPMLHSVYGGATAEPFKTHHNTLKLDMYLRIAPELYLKRALVSGLTDKVFEVNRNFRNEGVSTRHNPEFTMLECYWAYADYEDIMGLVERLFESLAMSIHGTTEFMYGETEMSFKGPFKRVPMPDAVKEATGIDFRSIATDEEARAASKAAGFEIENDWTWGECLAYIFEEKVEATLIAPAHVTHFPKDISPFAKEVPGEPRLVERFETYCNAWELGNAFSELNDPEEQRKRMVEQLEQAHARGELEKQLDDEFLDAIDQGMPPAGGLGIGVDRLIMLLTDAPSIRDVILFPARKHRAE; translated from the coding sequence ATGACCGACAAGACGAACGAAACCGGGCTCTCTTCCGATGTAATCGAAGTGCGCGCACAGAAGCTCGCACGCCTGCGCGAAACCGTTGCCGAAGTGTATCCGGCGCATTTTCACCGCACGCTCACGAACTCCGAGCTTGCGGATAAATATGCCGACATCGAGCCCGACACGCTGACCGGCGACATCATCACCGTTGCCGGCCGTGTCTATTCATCGCGCAATTCCGGCATGTTCATGGACATCCATGACGCCTCCGGAAAGGTCCAGATCTTCAGCCACAAGGACACCACCCCGGAAGAAGCGCGCGCGCTGCTGCCGCTGATCGACATCGGCGACATCATTGGCGTAACCGGCGAAGTGCGGCGCACCAAGCGCGGAGAGTTGACCGTCAACGCCCATGAAATCACCATGCTGACCAAGGCGCTGCTGCCGATGCCGGAAAAATGGCACGGGCTTTCCGATATCGAATTGCGCTACCGCAAGCGCCACCTCGACATCATGACCAACGAGGAATCCAAGCTTCGCTTCCAGCAACGCTCGAAGATCGTCTCCGGCATCCGCCGCTTCATGGAAGACGATGGTTTCATGGAAATCGAGACGCCGATGCTGCATTCGGTCTATGGCGGAGCGACTGCCGAGCCGTTCAAGACCCACCACAACACGCTCAAGCTCGACATGTATCTGCGCATCGCGCCGGAATTGTATCTCAAGCGCGCACTGGTCTCGGGACTGACCGACAAGGTATTCGAGGTAAACCGCAATTTCCGCAATGAAGGGGTGTCCACCCGGCACAACCCCGAATTCACCATGCTCGAATGCTACTGGGCCTATGCCGATTACGAGGACATCATGGGTCTCGTCGAACGGCTGTTCGAGAGCCTGGCCATGTCGATCCACGGTACCACAGAGTTCATGTACGGTGAGACCGAGATGTCCTTCAAAGGGCCTTTCAAACGCGTCCCCATGCCGGATGCTGTCAAGGAAGCGACCGGCATCGATTTCCGATCGATCGCCACCGACGAGGAAGCCCGCGCCGCCTCAAAGGCCGCCGGCTTCGAGATCGAGAATGACTGGACCTGGGGCGAATGCCTGGCCTACATTTTCGAGGAAAAGGTCGAAGCGACGCTGATCGCGCCGGCGCATGTCACGCATTTCCCCAAGGACATTTCACCTTTCGCCAAAGAAGTGCCGGGCGAGCCGCGACTGGTTGAACGTTTCGAGACCTATTGCAACGCCTGGGAACTGGGCAACGCCTTCTCCGAACTCAACGACCCGGAAGAACAGCGCAAGCGCATGGTCGAGCAGCTCGAACAGGCGCATGCTCGCGGCGAACTGGAAAAGCAGCTTGATGACGAGTTTCTTGATGCGATCGATCAGGGCATGCCGCCCGCCGGGGGCCTCGGCATCGGCGTTGACCGTCTGATCATGCTTTTGACAGATGCACCGTCAATTCGCGATGTGATCCTGTTTCCAGCCCGCAAGCACCGCGCCGAGTAG
- a CDS encoding amidohydrolase family protein: protein MSFDTILKGGVLPDGAQADIAITDGRIAAIAANIDAEAGETIDIAGNLVSPPFVDPHFHMDATLSYGQPRINASGTLLEGIALWGELKPLLTHDAVIERALAYCDWAASMGLLAIRSHVDVCDDRLLAVEALLEVKKQVADYIDLQLVAFPQDGLYRSPSARANTIRALDMGVDVVGGIPHFERTMADGRASVTELCEMAADRGLMVDMHCDESDDPMSRHIEQLACETQRLGLGGRVAGSHLTSMHSMDNYYVSKLLPLIAEAQVAAIPNPLINITLQGRHDSYPKRRGMTRVPEMLKHGIRVGFGQDCVLDPWYSLGTADMLDVAFMGLHVAQMTNPADMRRCYEMVTTQSAAIMGLADYGLEVGKRADLVVLDAGNPIEAIRLRATRLLVMARGKVIARRARSPMQLFIPGREAGIDRRFTVPAPD, encoded by the coding sequence ATGAGTTTCGATACAATCCTCAAGGGCGGCGTGTTGCCCGATGGCGCACAGGCCGACATTGCCATAACGGATGGCCGTATCGCGGCAATTGCCGCGAATATCGACGCCGAGGCAGGGGAAACCATCGATATCGCCGGCAATCTGGTCTCGCCGCCGTTTGTCGATCCACATTTTCACATGGACGCGACGTTGTCTTACGGGCAACCTCGGATCAATGCCTCGGGCACGCTGCTGGAGGGAATCGCGCTTTGGGGCGAACTCAAGCCGTTGCTCACCCACGACGCGGTGATCGAGCGGGCGCTTGCCTATTGCGACTGGGCCGCATCGATGGGGCTGCTGGCGATTCGTAGCCATGTCGATGTTTGCGACGACCGGTTGCTGGCCGTGGAAGCGCTGCTTGAGGTCAAGAAACAGGTAGCCGATTATATCGATCTGCAACTGGTGGCGTTTCCGCAGGATGGGCTTTACCGCTCGCCGTCGGCGCGGGCAAACACCATCCGGGCGCTTGATATGGGTGTCGATGTGGTGGGCGGTATTCCCCATTTCGAACGCACCATGGCCGACGGCCGGGCATCGGTCACCGAGCTCTGCGAGATGGCGGCCGACCGCGGGCTGATGGTCGACATGCATTGCGACGAGAGCGACGACCCGATGTCGCGCCATATCGAGCAATTGGCCTGTGAAACCCAGCGTCTTGGGCTTGGCGGCCGGGTCGCCGGGTCGCATCTGACCTCGATGCATTCGATGGACAATTATTATGTCTCCAAGTTGCTTCCGTTGATCGCCGAGGCACAGGTTGCGGCAATTCCCAACCCGCTGATCAACATCACCTTGCAAGGACGACACGACAGCTATCCCAAACGCCGCGGCATGACCCGGGTGCCGGAAATGCTCAAGCACGGGATCAGAGTAGGGTTTGGGCAGGATTGCGTGCTCGATCCCTGGTATTCGCTTGGTACTGCCGACATGCTCGATGTCGCCTTCATGGGACTGCATGTGGCGCAGATGACCAACCCGGCTGACATGCGCCGCTGCTACGAGATGGTAACAACGCAAAGTGCGGCGATCATGGGGCTTGCTGATTACGGTCTGGAGGTCGGCAAGCGCGCCGATCTGGTGGTGCTTGACGCTGGAAACCCGATCGAGGCGATCCGGCTGCGGGCAACGCGGCTATTGGTAATGGCGCGGGGCAAGGTGATTGCCCGGCGCGCTCGTTCGCCAATGCAGCTATTCATTCCGGGTCGCGAGGCTGGGATTGACCGTCGCTTCACGGTTCCCGCTCCGGATTGA
- a CDS encoding ABC transporter permease — MNEAFEILFTASFWVAAIRIASPLIFATMGELICERAGVLNLGIEGIMVAGAFSGWFTVYMGGDLWTGVLVAALTGAMFGLLHGFLTVPLGLSQHVTGIGVTLLATSLTYFTYRILLPEVTSPPKIESFQPFAVPVLSDIPLVGPALFNQTPLTYLAYLSVAVVAFVLYRTPVGVAVRAVGENPSAVEAQGISVTAVRVGAVMAGSALMAIGGAFLTMSAFNSFFFEMINGRGWIAIALVVFGSWRPGKALIGAILFAAFDAYQVRLQQITGGVIPYQIFLMMPYVLSIVALVVVARRATYPKALMIPYQKGER, encoded by the coding sequence ATGAACGAGGCTTTCGAGATCCTGTTTACCGCCAGCTTCTGGGTTGCTGCCATCCGCATCGCTTCGCCGCTGATCTTTGCCACCATGGGCGAACTGATCTGCGAGCGTGCAGGCGTGCTCAATCTCGGCATCGAGGGGATCATGGTCGCAGGCGCTTTTTCGGGCTGGTTTACCGTCTATATGGGCGGCGATCTGTGGACCGGGGTGCTGGTTGCGGCGCTGACGGGGGCAATGTTCGGGCTGCTGCACGGGTTTCTCACGGTGCCACTGGGGCTGTCGCAGCATGTGACCGGGATCGGTGTGACGCTGCTGGCCACCAGCCTGACCTATTTCACCTACCGGATACTGCTGCCGGAAGTTACCTCACCACCGAAGATCGAATCATTCCAGCCGTTTGCGGTTCCGGTGCTCTCTGACATTCCGCTGGTGGGGCCGGCCCTGTTCAACCAGACGCCGCTTACCTACCTCGCCTATCTCAGCGTCGCTGTGGTTGCCTTTGTGCTGTACCGCACGCCGGTGGGCGTGGCGGTGCGTGCCGTGGGTGAAAATCCGTCGGCGGTGGAAGCGCAGGGTATTTCGGTGACCGCGGTGCGGGTCGGCGCGGTGATGGCGGGCTCGGCGCTGATGGCAATCGGCGGGGCGTTCCTGACCATGTCGGCGTTCAACTCGTTCTTTTTCGAGATGATCAACGGCCGCGGCTGGATCGCCATCGCGCTGGTGGTGTTCGGCTCCTGGCGTCCGGGCAAGGCACTGATCGGGGCAATCCTGTTTGCCGCGTTCGACGCCTATCAGGTGCGGTTGCAACAGATCACCGGCGGGGTGATCCCCTACCAAATATTCCTGATGATGCCCTATGTGCTGTCGATCGTGGCGCTGGTAGTGGTGGCGCGACGCGCGACCTATCCTAAGGCGCTGATGATTCCCTATCAGAAAGGCGAGAGATGA